The following proteins are co-located in the Plasmodium brasilianum strain Bolivian I chromosome 11, whole genome shotgun sequence genome:
- a CDS encoding DnaJ protein yields MIKSRIYFTLVILVILKSFKINKKWEIFINAWYTHEEVDDDYNHTKLYDVLSVDKYASTEEIKKAYRKLSKKYHPDKATDKNSNNRFNEIVEAYEILSDEEKRKVYDHHGLQAAKNVERNKMDEDPTDHFNVYESFFGGAGFKRDEIKKAESLTLYVEMNLEQLYNGEFFSVVYTRDVNCLRIDDCIVKKKECSGKGYKTITQQVAPGFIMQNKMRDDNCIDRGKAWNENCAYCPNGMKEEKTIELTLEIEKGMKTNDKIVFEKKGKQEFGQEHGDIIFIIETKKHKIYERKNNDLHQFYEISLKDALVGFSKHIDHISGAPIHINKQTVTSHNEILKVQNKGMPIKNSNKFGDLYIKFLVQFPKNLTEEQKKVISELL; encoded by the coding sequence ATGATTAAGAGCAGGATTTACTTCACTCTAGTAATTTTAGTCATTttaaaatcatttaaaataaataaaaaatgggaaatatttattaatgcaTGGTATACACATGAAGAAGTAGATGATGATTATAATCATACAAAGTTGTATGATGTGCTAAGTGTTGACAAATATGCAAGTactgaagaaataaaaaaggctTATAGAAAATTATCGAAAAAATATCATCCAGATAAAGCAACagataaaaattcaaataatcGTTTTAATGAAATTGTAGAAGCTTATGAAATATTAAGTGACgaagaaaagagaaaagtgTATGACCATCACGGATTACAAGCCGCCAAAAATGtagaaagaaataaaatggatGAAGATCCAACAGATCATTTTAATGTCTATGAAAGTTTTTTTGGTGGTGCTGGTTTTAAAAGagatgaaattaaaaaagcaGAAAGTTTAACATTATATGTTGAAATGAATTTAGAACAGCTGTACAATGGGgaatttttttctgttgTGTATACAAGAGATGTCAACTGCTTAAGAATTGATGACTGtattgtgaaaaaaaaagaatgtagTGGTAAAGGGTATAAAACAATTACACAACAAGTTGCCCCAGGTTTTattatgcaaaataaaatgagagATGATAACTGTATTGATAGGGGTAAAGCATGGAATGAAAATTGTGCTTATTGTCCAAATGGtatgaaagaagaaaaaactaTTGAACTCACCTTAGAAATTGAAAAAGGAATGAAAACTAATGATAAGAtagtttttgaaaaaaaagggaagcaAGAATTTGGTCAAGAACATGgagatataatttttataattgaaacaaaaaaacataaaatatatgaaagaaaaaataatgatttacatcaattttatgaaatatcCTTAAAAGATGCTTTAGTTGGATTTTCTAAACATATTGATCATATTAGTGGGGCACCTATTCATATAAACAAGCAAACGGTAACATCTCATAATGAAATTCTTAAAGTACAAAATAAAGGTATGCCTATTAAAAACTCAAATAAATTTGGAGatctttatataaaatttttggtGCAATTTCCCAAAAATTTGAcagaagaacaaaaaaaggtTATTTCAGAATTGCTATAA
- a CDS encoding glucosamine 6-phosphate N-acetyltransferase, which yields MELISKMKDSKERNKPVIDNYEIFKESYLDVLNKKKVLYKYVFLFNNYKFKFKIVSTYYEYLIICNSMLRDVTTCNLFFGPLIFFEMLGKSFYYPYILYIYDNDNPYTFQSIDFNKMKFEKSSIMDIDNIIRKGKEKNKRYMKKSIKNFNDSQKIILNENDLCTQLKNYNLENKNIVGYTEIYLLFHMARCFDSRIERLVVHKEYRNKSFGMLIMYICIYVLKYLYQCNRCDLNVENDIALKIYKKLKFLNVQTQVYRLHLHCNYNFLPKNASIENDRENIQIFMENIIQ from the coding sequence ATGGAActtatttcaaaaatgaaaGATAGTAAAGAAAGGAATAAACCTGTAATAGATAATTACGAAATCTTTAAAGAATCATATTTAGAtgtgttaaataaaaaaaaagtattatataaatatgtttttcttttcaataattataaattcaaatttaaaattgtatCTACTTATTATGAATACTTAATTATATGCAATAGCATGTTAAGAGATGTTACAACatgcaatttattttttggcCCCTTAATATTCTTTGAAATGTTAGGAAAATCTTTCTATTatccttatatattatatatatatgataatgataatccTTATACTTTTCAATCAATcgattttaataaaatgaaatttgaAAAATCGTCTATTATGGATATCGacaatataataagaaaaggcaaagaaaaaaataagagatatatgaaaaaaagtatcaaaaattttaatgatagccaaaaaataatattgaatGAAAACGATTTGTGTAcccaattaaaaaattataatttggaaaataaaaatattgtaggttatacagaaatatatttactatttcATATGGCCAGATGTTTTGATTCAAGAATTGAAAGACTCGTAGTACATAAGGAATATCGAAATAAATCTTTTGGTATgctaattatgtatatatgtatatatgtactaaaatatttataccaATGTAATAGATGTGATTTAAATGTAGAGAATGATATAGCTttgaaaatttacaaaaaattgaaatttttaaatgttcaaACTCAAGTATACAGGTTGCATTTACACTgcaattataattttctaccAAAAAATGCTTCTATAGAAAACGACAGGGAGAATATACAGATATTTATGGAAAacataatacaataa
- a CDS encoding nicotinate phosphoribosyltransferase, with protein MKYQGANNDKFSALNEKSQVKGSCGSNGEYNGEVLGADLNLIDNIKIDKDKNSLNIYDVEITENDLRQLFILKKYGINEFKSSNNNTGFGSSKMCTNETEEKKNIQRKYNKLNYAKEDTYSSDKLKMVSLANCTNFLIENRINKDIDILHSNTVNALFMDFYHLVMAYTFFRQNKHEKKSTFEIYFRKCPFNGEFAILGGVYDVIKHINSFRFAKVQLEFVKKKMCHYEDIDKFINYLQNLSGRDVVIYCMEEGSIVFANEPIMVVEGPMLICQILESAILNLLNYPTLIATSSMKYKISINYKTLAEFGCRRAQGPDGALSGTRYSAVGCDFTSNVYASFLYDIPIIGTMSHSFISSFQNGEELYSKYLDNHDFLSIINKNKEIVHKLYNCEFAKESELISFIAFAQINPKIFICLIDTYDTLKSGIFNFLIVALSLHEINYKPIGIRIDSGDLRYLTNECKKIFIDISQKLNVPFQDLKICISNDINEKLIKHLHEEDHHIDIFAIGTNLITCQSQPSLGLVYKLVQINNHPCFKMTNENNKSNLPYRKKVYRLYTDDNFASLDFVQHFDEQPPVENQKISCISILDNNKPSFIIPKKVEQKLLLTWDHGKLLTELKTVQELKNYTLGELTKFKKQHLSTNNPVPYNVLFSNNYYELYKNLLLKNSFSTAST; from the coding sequence atgaaatatcaAGGAGCTAACAATGACAAATTTTCTGCTCTAAATGAAAAATCGCAAGTCAAGGGGAGCTGTGGATCAAATGGGGAATATAATGGAGAGGTCTTAGGTGCTGATTTGAATTTAATTGATAATATCAAAATTGATAAGGATAAAAATTcgcttaatatatatgatgtaGAAATTACAGAAAATGACTTACGGcagctttttattttaaaaaaatatggaattaatgaatttaaaagtagtaataacaatactGGTTTTGGATCATCAAAAATGTGTACAAACGAAACggaagagaagaaaaatatacaaaggaaatataataaattaaattatgcgAAGGAGGATACGTACTCATCGGATAAACTAAAAATGGTCTCATTAGCTAATTGCAcgaattttttaatagagaacagaataaataaagatatagatatactACATAGTAACACAGTGAATGCACTGTTTATggatttttatcatttagtAATGGCCTATACATTTTTTAGACAAAATAAGcatgaaaaaaaatccacttttgaaatttattttagaaaatgTCCATTTAATGGAGAATTTGCTATATTAGGAGGAGTATATGATGTTATAAAACACATTAATAGTTTTCGCTTTGCTAAAGTACAATTagaatttgttaaaaaaaaaatgtgtcaTTATGAAGATATTGACAAgttcataaattatttacaaaatttaagTGGACGAGATGTAGTTATTTATTGTATGGAGGAAGGATCTATAGTATTTGCAAATGAACCTATAATGGTTGTAGAAGGTCCAATGCTGATATGTCAAATATTAGAAAGTGCaattcttaatttattaaattatccAACATTAATAGCTACAAGTagtatgaaatataaaatttccataaattataaaactcTAGCTGAGTTTGGTTGCAGAAGAGCACAAGGTCCTGATGGTGCATTAAGTGGTACAAGGTACTCAGCTGTTGGATGTGATTTTACTTCAAATGTTTATGCATCCTTTTTATATGATATTCCTATAATTGGTACTATGTCACACTCCTTTATATCGTCTTTTCAAAATGGAGAAGAATTATATAGTAAATATTTAGATAATCATGACTTTTtaagtattataaataaaaataaagaaattgtTCACAAGTTATATAACTGTGAATTCGCAAAAGAGAGCGAattaatatcttttataGCATTTGCACAAATTAAtcctaaaatttttatttgtttaattgaTACATATGATACCTTAAAATCAggaatttttaactttttaattGTAGCTTTATCATTACATGAAATCAATTATAAACCTATTGGAATAAGAATTGATTCAGGGGATTTAAGGTATTTAACAAATGAgtgcaaaaaaatatttattgatatatctcaaaaattaaatgtccCTTTTCAAGacttaaaaatttgtattagtaatgatattaatgaaaaactAATAAAGCACTTACATGAAGAAGATCATCATATTGACATATTTGCAATCGGAACAAATTTAATTACATGTCAATCGCAACCATCCTTAGGTCTTGTTTATAAACTAGTTCAAATTAATAATCATCCCTGTTTTAAAATGACtaatgaaaataacaaatCAAATTTAccttatagaaaaaaagtatatagaTTATATACCGATGATAATTTTGCTTCTCTTGATTTTGTGCAACATTTTGATGAACAACCACCAGTtgaaaatcaaaaaatatcTTGTATTAGTATTCTAGATAATAATAAGCCATCATTTATTATACCCAAAAAAGTAGAACAAAAGTTATTACTTACCTGGGACCATGGAAAACTTTTAACTGAACTCAAAACTGTACAAGaattaaagaattatacACTAGGTGAATTAACGAAATTTAAAAAGCAGCACCTTTCTACGAATAACCCCGTTCCATATAATGTTCTCTTCTCTAATAACTACTATGAattgtataaaaatttacttttaaaaaattcttttagcACTGCTTCAACGTAG
- a CDS encoding RAP protein, whose protein sequence is MNILIGNKKVGELLKLWRKRRCNFCVLYGKKKREVGKINKNTSFLKNICNKNVINNLDCLSVIENLKYVSEHNVSEDIIKNYINRIKFLNDKWSLNKIYFIFKTLMQYNLYDVVLLNKLENIISDIDILSYNEKAEIDPFENIYIIRITYVLHSFYNFNHANEQVVEKLLNILSRKLDYIIYHNNYFNFFFYKIKELSASGKLVKSVSLRNFNITTTRTNNLLSSVERKDNIDIADEISELDDIYYGAEWHRKKSAFVRNINFNEIYLILNFLKNVKYTNRRFLNRLKFVYYFNCIVLDKASENDYKYITLLFHFFYEKTDKHLHNIMKMFLLRHTDKNNIHDLVLVMMTVYYARIGKRYDDSYNSEMMKGAEKTKNSEKETFNYYSSNNMKHLQTDDILCIIESIHFLPNEGKRNLKSILAYICQYNSTNMGSFTEITYERVLKLLNRKYYEEEFEDKLGKKRDNISSDFKKENENCIKNAKQNGTTVFHKDRINELQSLSELIKICIYSLKDIDELYYLYLKKYVEFYNMETILNIMRSFVFVYNIKNETKKNYNKKNLDIEINMDIISSNLNNLTNLIIQIITTISLHRFLGACSIKYLSTFLYYIYQISNIFENKTFEELYLHKLKNYIDNIMIMKLRSIFRNKIKEDVNRNDIDRSNNNREIWEKYTYQVNSSNENYLQKSYLQKKNESHLNKRDEIYCQISSDELCKEATHLLNSGNNDKREYIDEQFKNDGANEIIEVFILLFNIYSKKGDNKDILLLILKILNNFKVENKDLPSGIYINLLNSFAKLKYRNLNLIETCLNKIDDNSEGLQFYEYTNLLISLSKLNIFGINLNIYDSIFLSKGYKSCNSIYCEDIKKIFLNEYNHKSIKNQSKVKIVYTVNRLLKKINESMSNFPFYPSYKIINIIPNILMSYAILGFTNIHFKNVNYLLECFHDYVFNYFKNFPSVEGNDTYTKRKNDGEEKDEVQDEEKYYANNLVTCMDSPSSKCHYWYFSEKNNIKIIRENTNGALYLPLQCVYQIYIFNIYFNVYVKYLFYSHKEDMKKKGVLNQENREENEKDVQGGSTCYPSNYLPITNVYIENNLQINEKPNYNIFCINNILSEKSIHILNNVIFFVKYVNNFYKKSSYDKYNLCVQFLNGNGKNQDQNEQLVEYIKKCHIHIKRDNTVMHSSSFHRDVFSTLLSLGVKNMKCEVPFLDGIYSVDIVINNSICIEINGNNHYYYNGNMKRSCENIDSLNLIKYYLLSKRYKLILVSYLEWNNLKCSEEKRNYMRKKILL, encoded by the exons atgaatatattaataggTAACAAAAAAGTAGGAGAGTTACTAAAATTATGGAGAAAAAGAAGATGTAATTTTTGTGTATTATAtggtaagaaaaaaagagaggtAGGCAAGATTAATAAAAACACAAGCTTcttaaaaaacatatgtaataaaaatgttatcaATAATTTAGACTGCTTAAGTGTAATTgagaatttaaaatatgtatctGAACACAATGTTAGTGAAGATATAattaagaattatataaatagaataaagTTTTTGAACGATAAATGGAgcttaaacaaaatatattttatttttaaaacactTATGCAATACAATTTGTATGATGTGGTGCTGTTAAATAAAttggaaaatattattagtgatatagatatattatcatataatGAAAAGGCAGAAATAGATCCTTTTgagaatatatacataatacgtATAACCTATGTATTACAcagtttttataattttaatcatGCAAATGAACAAGTAGTAGAAAAgttattaaacatattaagTAGGAAATTggattatataatttatcataataattatttcaatttttttttttataaaattaaggaATTAAGTGCATCGGGTAAATTAGTTAAAAGTGTTTCATTGAGGAATTTTAATATCACAACCACAAGAACTAATAATTTGTTATCCAGTGTTGAACGGAAGGATAACATAGATATAGCGGATGAAATATCTGAGCTGGATGATATTTATTATGGAGCAGAATGGCACAGAAAGAAAAGCGCCTTTGTTAGGAATATAAactttaatgaaatatatcttattctcaattttttaaaaaatgtaaaatataccAACAGGAGATTTTTAAATAGGctaaaatttgtatattattttaattgtataGTTTTGGACAAGGCAAGTGAAAATGATTATAAATACATcactttattatttcactttttttacGAAAAAACGGATAAACATTTGCATAATATTATGAAGATGTTTTTGCTAAGACAtacagataaaaataatattcacGACTTAGTGCTAGTGATGATGACAGTTTATTACGCCAGGATTGGAAAACGATATGATGATAGTTATAACAGTGAAATGATGAAGGGGGCTGAGAAGACAAAGAATAGTGAGAAGGAGACTTTCAATTACTACAGCTCTAACAATATGAAACATCTACAAACTGACGACATACTTTGCATCATCGAAAGCATACATTTTCTACCAAATGAAGGGAAGAGAAATCTAAAATCGATTCTTGCTTATATTTGTCAGTATAACAGTACAAACATGGGAAGTTTTACTGAAATTACTTATGAAAGGGTTTTAAAATTGCTAAATCGTAAATACTATGAAGAAGAATTTGAAGATAAACTTGGAAAAAAGAGAGATAACATTTCTAGTGActtcaaaaaagaaaatgaaaattgtataaaaaatgcTAAACAAAATGGAACTACAGTTTTTCATAAAGATAGAATAAATGAACTACAAAGTTTAAgtgaattaataaaaatttgtatttattctttGAAAGATATAgatgaattatattatttatacttaaaaaagtatgtagaattttataatatggaAACTATCCTAAATATTATGAGAagttttgtttttgtttacaATATTAAGAATGAAACGAAGAAgaactataataaaaagaaccTAGACATTGAAATAAATATGGATATTATAAGTTCAAATTTAAATAACTTAACAAACCTTataattcaaattattaCAACCATATCATTGCACAGATTTTTGGGTGCATGtagcataaaatatttaagcaCATTCCTTTATTACATATACCAAATAAgcaatatatttgaaaacaAAACATTTGAAGAGCTATATTTACACAAATTGAAGAattatatagataatatCATGATTATGAAATTAAGATCTATATTTCGGAATAAGATAAAAGAAGATGTAAATAGAAATGATATTGAtagaagtaataataacCGTGAAATATGGGAAAAATACACATATCAGGTTAATTCATCAAACGAAAATTATTTGCAAAAATCATATttacaaaagaaaaacgaaTCTCATTTAAACAAAAGAGACGAAATCTATTGTCAAATTAGCAGTGATGAACTCTGTAAAGAAGCCACACACTTATTGAACAGTGGAAATAATGACAAACGCGAATATATTGATGAGCAATTCAAAAACGATGGTGCTAATGAAATTATCGAAGTGTTCATCttattatttaacatatatagcAAAAAAGGAGATAATAAAGACATACTTCTTTTGATACTAAAAATACTAAACAATTTTAAAGTTGAAAATAAAGATTTACCTTCAGggatatacataaatttattaaattccTTTGCAAAGcttaaatatagaaatttaAACCTTATTGAAACTTGTTTAAACAAAATTGACGATAATTCTGAAGGTTTGCAATTTTATGAATACACAAATTTGTTAATCTCGTTATCCAAGCTAAACATATTTggtataaatttaaatatatacgattcgatatttttatcaaaaggTTACAAATCGTGTAATAGTATCTATTgtgaagatataaaaaaaatatttttaaatgagtATAACCATAAGAGTATAAAAAACCAGAGCaaagtaaaaatagtataCACTGTAAATAggcttttaaaaaaaataaatgaaagtatgtctaattttcctttttatccaagttataaaataattaatattataccAAATATATTGATGAGCTATGCTATTTTAGGTTTTACCAATATTCACTTCAAAAATGTAAACTACTTATTGGAATGCTTTCATGATTAtgttttcaattattttaaaaacttcCCATCGGTCGAAGGTAACGACACTTACacgaaaaggaaaaatgatgGTGAAGAGAAAGATGAAGTACAGGATGAAGAGAAATATTACGCAAATAACCTTGTAACATGCATGGATAGCCCATCTAGTAAATGCCATTACTGGTATTttagtgaaaaaaataatataaaaataataagagaGAACACTAATGGAGCATTATATCTACCCCTACAGTGTGtatatcaaatatatatatttaacatttaCTTTAATGTGTacgtaaaatatttattttattcacaTAAAGaagatatgaaaaaaaagggggtTCTAAACCAGGAGAACCGAGAAGAAAACGAGAAAGATGTGCAAGGAGGAAGCACATGTTATCCATCAAATTATTTACCGATTACAAATGTTTATATAGAGAATAACCTccaaattaatgaaaaaccaaattataatatattctgtataaacaatattttaagtgagaaaagtatacatatattaaataacgtaattttttttgtgaaatatgtaaataatttttataaaaaaagtagctatgacaaatataatttatgtgtacaatttttaaacGGTAACGGAAAAAATCAAGATCAAAATGAGCAGTTagttgaatatataaaaaaatgtcatattcatataaaaagagACAACACAGTAATGCACTCCTCCAGTTTCCATAGAGATGTTTTTTCAACGTTACTTTCGTTAGGggtgaaaaatatgaaatgtgaa GTCCCATTTCTTGATGGAATATACAGTGTTGATATTGTTATAAACAATTCA ATATGTATAGAAATTAACGGGAAcaatcattattattacaatggTAATATGAAGAGGTCATGTGAAAATATAGATTCCCTAAAtctcataaaatattatttgctAAGCAAAAggtataaattaattttggTCTCATACCTAGAATGGAATAACCTGAAGTGCAGTGAGGAAAAGAGAAATTAcatgaggaaaaaaattctaCTGTGA
- a CDS encoding phosphatidylcholine-sterol acyltransferase: protein MSKLLLLIIVCNLLISALVCSYIPSLGSIVNLFLKAPYKISFFNSEKIKGEIPNLQDGENFTTKNGIKDLEGGDSSSEQDKKEVVPEEGAGVQKEDVTYKEAVVEKEAVAVKEAEAEGKEVEAEGKEVEAEGKEAEAEGKEAEAEGKEVESEGKEVESEGKEVEEEGKEAEAEGKEAETEGKEAEAEGKDVESEGKEAEAEGKEAAAVRADEVQKNVVEEHPKISSFFKKSKKHKFNGESKDENKKVDEKHVETNIDQDKHSESKKLTTYLLPGVGGSTLIAQYKNALIPSCGSNVLNSEPFRIWFSIKRLFSVTTNIYCTLDTIRLNYDVEKKLYVNQPGVNISVEEFGKLKGVRHLDYIRNTAIAITRYYHILASQFTSNGYVEGESIIGAPYDWRYPLNQQDYDTFKKHIEHMYEKRNKIKVNLIGHSFGGLFINFFLSRIVNKEWKQKYINNIIYMSCPFKGTVKTVRALLHGNRDFISFKLSKLISFSVSDGMMKAIGNSIGSLFDLIPYREYYEYDQVVIIININDKPINEKVMQSVITRCGIYNKECYLNRTDIKLKVYTLSNWHELLSEDLKEKYYNNLPYIDRHFDMDHGVPIYCVHSTQKNKNTDYLLFYQRENLNDEPIVYYGGGDGTVPYESLASCSNFHNSVKYKNFQYNGHMEILHNPEVAKYVYNIAQTYNE, encoded by the coding sequence ATGTCGAAATTACTGCTTCTAATAATAGTGTGCAATCTGCTTATTTCTGCTTTagtatgttcatatataccATCCTTAGGAAGTATagttaatctttttttaaaagcgccatataaaatatcattttttaattctgaaaaaataaaaggtgAAATTCCAAATTTGCAAGATGGCGAGAATTTTACAActaaaaatggaataaaagaTTTAGAAGGTGGGGATAGTAGCAGTGAGCaggataaaaaagaagtCGTACCAGAGGAAGGAGCTGGAGTGCAGAAAGAAGACGTAACATATAAAGAGGCTGTAGTAGAGAAAGAAGCCGTAGCAGTAAAAGAAGCAGAAGCAGAGGGAAAAGAAGTAGAAGCAGAGGGAAAAGAAGTAGAAGCAGAGGGAAAAGAAGCTGAAGCAGAGGGAAAAGAAGCTGAAGCAGAGGGAAAAGAAGTAGAATCAGAGGGAAAAGAAGTAGAATCAGAGGGAAAAGAAGTAGAAGAAGAGGGAAAAGAAGCTGAAGCAGAGGGGAAAGAAGCAGAAACAGAGGGGAAAGAAGCAGAAGCAGAGGGAAAAGATGTAGAATCAGAGGGGAAAGAAGCTGAAGCAGAGGGGAAAGAAGCAGCTGCCGTAAGAGCGGATGAAGTCCAGAAAAATGTTGTTGAAGAACATCCAAAAATAAgtagtttttttaaaaagagtaaaaagCATAAATTTAATGGGGAAAGCAAAGAtgagaataaaaaagttgATGAAAAACATGTGGAGACGAATATAGATCAAGACAAGCATAGTGAGTCCAAAAAGCTTACTACATATCTACTTCCTGGTGTTGGGGGAAGCACATTAATTGCGCAATATAAGAATGCATTAATTCCGAGTTGTGGAAGCAATGTTTTAAATTCAGAACCATTTAGAATATGGTTTAGCATAAAAAGATTGTTTTCTGTAaccacaaatatatattgcacACTTGATACCATAAGATTAAATTATgatgttgaaaaaaaattgtacgtTAATCAACCAGGGGTAAATATTAGCGTAGAAGAATTTGGAAAACTTAAAGGTGTTCGACACTTAGATTATATTAGAAATACTGCTATAGCTATAACAAGGTATTACCATATTTTAGCATCTCAATTTACATCCAACGGCTATGTAGAAGGGGAAAGTATTATTGGTGCACCTTATGATTGGAGATATCCCCTAAACCAACAAGATTAtgatacttttaaaaaacatatagaacatatgtatgaaaagagaaataaaattaaagtaaaTTTAATAGGTCATAGTTTTGGTGGCttgtttataaatttttttttatcgcGTATAGTAAATAAAGAATGGAAgcaaaagtatataaataatataatatatatgagttGCCCATTTAAAGGCACAGTTAAAACTGTTAGAGCATTACTTCATGGTAATAGagattttatatcttttaaacTATCGAAACTTATTAGTTTTTCTGTATCAGATGGTATGATGAAAGCCATTGGAAATTCGATAGGTAGTCTATTTGATCTAATCCCATATAGagaatattatgaatatgatcaagtggtaataataatcaatataaatgataaaccaattaatgaaaaagttATGCAGTCAGTAATAACAAGGTGTGGAATATACAATAAAGAGTGCTATCTTAATAGAAcagatataaaattaaaagtatatactTTATCAAATTGGCATGAATTATTAAGTGAagatttaaaagaaaaatattacaataatttaCCATATATTGATAGGCATTTCGACATGGATCATGGTGTACCTATATATTGTGTCCATAgtacacaaaaaaataaaaatactgaTTATTTGTTGTTTTATCAAAGAGAAAATTTGAATGATGAGCCGATTGTATATTATGGTGGAGGAGATGGTACAGTTCCCTATGAGAGTTTAGCATCCTGTTCTAATTTCCACAACtcagtaaaatataaaaatttccaATATAACGGCCACATGGAGATTCTCCATAATCCTGAAGTTgcaaaatatgtatacaacATAGCTCAAacatataatgaataa